One window from the genome of Cucumis melo cultivar AY chromosome 12, USDA_Cmelo_AY_1.0, whole genome shotgun sequence encodes:
- the LOC103502226 gene encoding rhodanese-like domain-containing protein 6, with amino-acid sequence MANNEDDDHGVLLYYKYANIPNLDDLVSFYQSNCTSLALVGRVRLASQGVNVTVCGKLSSLKSHIAVMKLNSLFDGTDFKLASCHQPSNDIVARECGFTSLSVRVVQELVTLCSNPLSKLPEISEAGTHLSAAEFHSVLESAGLLSDEETPEHNKDVVLLDARNLYETRVGKFQTPNVETLDPEIRQYSDLPSWIDDNSEKLRGKQILMYCTGGIRCEMASAYIKSKGSGFQNVFQLYGGIQRYLEQFPDGGFFAGKNFVFDHRIAVGSSTPDIIGTCLICGNPFDDYSSRCRCKYCRMLVLVCDNCQEKETLYVCELCRKHGKEGEVISQFQSSKSEVVLLQSELVPWSKVVGHPRKLRVLCLHGFRQNASGFKGRTASLAKKLKTMVEFVYVDAPHELSFIYHPRDSDPWETCVTSSVQPHRPPPLESCKKKFAWLVSDNAGKRTETNWEVADAPFDPLQYQKQTTGFEKSLAYLKTVFSEKGPFDGILGFSQGAAMAAAVCSKKPSLKGAVEFRFAVLCSGFPLQMPELDRGLINCPSLHIFGSGGGNDRQIANKTSRNLASCFDAGCSVIIEHDLGHMIPTRPPYIDKIKEFLQRFL; translated from the exons ATGGCTAATAATGAAGACGATGACCATGGCGTTCTTTTGTACTACAAGTACGCTAACATACCCAACCTCGACGATCTTGTCTCCTTCTACCAGTCCAATTGCACCTCCCTCGCCCTTGTTGGCCGTGTCCGCCTCGCTTCTCAGGGCGTCAATGTCACT GTTTGTGGGAAGTTATCCTCGTTGAAGAGTCATATCGCTGTAATGAAGTTgaatagtttgtttgatgggaCTGATTTCAAGCTTGCATCATGTCACCAGCCCTCGAATGACATTGTAGCGAGAGAATGCGGATTCACTTCTCTGTCAGTTCGAGTTGTTCAA GAGTTAGTCACCCTTTGTTCAAATCCTCTATCGAAGTTACCTGAAATTTCAGAAGCTGGGACCCATCTCTCTGCAGCTGAATTTCATTCTGTTCTTGAGAGTGCTG GGCTACTTTCGGATGAAGAGACACCGGAACATAACAAAGATGTTGTTCTACTTGATGCAAGGAATTTATATGAGACTAGAGTTGGGAAGTTCCAAACACCAAATGTTGAAACATTGGATCCAGAAATTAGGCAGTATAGTGATTTGCCATCTTGGATTGATGATAATTCTGAAAAGTTGCGAGGAAAACAAATTCTTAT GTATTGCACTGGAGGAATCAGATGTGAGATGGCTTCAGCATATATTAAGTCCAAAGGATCTGGATTTCAGAATGTCTTTCAG TTATATGGTGGAATACAACGTTATTTGGAACAATTTCCTGATGGCGGGTTTTTTGCAGGAAAGAATTTTGTGTTTGATCACAG GATAGCAGTTGGGAGCTCAACTCCAGATATTATAGGGACGTGCCTTATTTGTGGAAACCCATTTGATGATTATTCTTCTCGCTGTCGGTGTAAATATTGTCGAATGCTCGTGTTGGTGTGTGATAATTGCCAG GAAAAGGAGACCCTATATGTTTGTGAGCTGTGTAGGAAGCATGGCAAGGAGGGTGAGGTGATTTCACAATTCCAGAGCTCAAAATCCGAAGTAGTCTTGTTGCAAAGTGAACTTGTTCCATGGAGTAAG GTTGTAGGTCACCCTAGAAAACTGAGAGTCCTGTGTTTGCATGGATTTAGACAGAATGCCTCAGGCTTTAAAGGAAGAACTGCATCATTAGCAAAGAAACTCAAAACCATGGTGGAGTTCGTGTATGTTGATGCACCTCATGAGTTATCATTCATTTACCATCCTCGGGACAGTGACCCTTGGGAAACTTGTGTGACATCTTCAGTACAGCCCCATCGTCCTCCGCCATTAGAGAGTTGCAAGAAGAAGTTCGCTTGGTTAGTATCAGACAATGCAGGCAAAAGGACTGAAACTAACTGGGAAGTTGCAGATGCCCCATTTGATCCACTCCAGTACCAGAAACAAACCACTGGGTTTGAAAAATCATTGGCATATTTGAAGACCGTATTTTCTGAGAAAGGACCATTTGATGGGATCTTGGGTTTTTCACAAGGAGCAGCAATGGCTGCCGCAGTTTGTTCGAAAAAACCGAGTCTAAAGGGTGCAGTAGAATTTCGATTTGCAGTGTTGTGCTCTGGTTTTCCTCTTCAAATGCCTGAATTGGACCGTGGACTGATCAACTGCCCCTCACTTCACATATTTGGTAGTGGTGGGGGAAACGATAGGCAGATTGCTAACAAAACAAGCAGAAACCTTGCTTCTTGTTTCGATGCAGGTTGTTCTGTTATTATCGAACATGACCTTGGTCACATGATTCCTACCCGACCTCCCTACATTGATAAGATAAAAGAGTTCCTTCAGCGTTTTCTTTGA